The segment TCAGGTCTTGTAATCGTCAAGTAGATCAGCTTTCCAACCATCCTCCTATACAGCTTAGCATCCTCAAACAACTGGTTCTCTTCAACCTCCCCCTCACACAAGACCTTATACCCCTCCTCAAGAGGTGTCTTAGCTATCTTTCCTCCAAGCACATCAGTTTCCTTCAGCATATCCATTGCATACTTCCTTTGAGACATGAACAAACACTCCTTTGATCTGCATATCTCAATCCCCAGGAAATACTTCATCTCTCCC is part of the Brassica oleracea var. oleracea cultivar TO1000 unplaced genomic scaffold, BOL UnpScaffold03475, whole genome shotgun sequence genome and harbors:
- the LOC106321876 gene encoding uncharacterized mitochondrial protein AtMg00810-like, with the protein product MKYFLGIEICRSKECLFMSQRKYAMDMLKETDVLGGKIAKTPLEEGYKVLCEGEVEENQLFEDAKLYRRMVGKLIYLTITRPDICFAVNQVSQHMQGPKVHHWKMVDRILRYLSGTSGQGVWMGCNGSTEVVGYCDADWAGDRVDSSLPELSNSLTAHDGTA